Genomic DNA from Mycolicibacterium helvum:
GAAGGGTGATTTCGGCTACAACGAATTCGACGTGTCGACGGCGCTGCGATCCTACGGCTGGCAGGTGCCCGCCTATACGATGCCCGAAGGCGCCGAGGATATTTCGGTGCTGCGGGTTGTGGTGCGGGAGGGCTTCTCCGCCGACTTGGCCCGCTCGCTGTGGGAGGACCTCAAAGCGGTGCTCACCCATATGGACGCGATCAAGCCCGACGGGTACTTCACCCAGGAACACTTCGCGCACTGATGGCGGACGCCGACGCTGCCGCAATCCGTGCTAGCGGTGCTGATTGGACGGCTCAGCACCTCGCGACGTATCTCGAGAGTGGGGGCGCGCGGGGACACATCGTCGATATCAGCAATGTCGGTGGTCGCGAGTTCACCACCCACTGCCTGATTCGCTACACCGGCCGCAAGTCGGGGCGGCGCTTCATCAAGCCGCTGATCTACGGGAACGTGGGCGGTGAGATCGTGATTGTCGCTTCGAAGGGGGGAGCCGACAACCATCCGGAGTGGTACCTGAATATCCAGGCCTGCGAAACGCTCGACGT
This window encodes:
- a CDS encoding nitroreductase/quinone reductase family protein, whose protein sequence is MADADAAAIRASGADWTAQHLATYLESGGARGHIVDISNVGGREFTTHCLIRYTGRKSGRRFIKPLIYGNVGGEIVIVASKGGADNHPEWYLNIQACETLDVQIATQAFEATWREPQGDERHHVWEYMCHLYPPYIAYQQSTSRRIPIVMLHPLRPTATFTEGSS